A single Anopheles funestus chromosome 2RL, idAnoFuneDA-416_04, whole genome shotgun sequence DNA region contains:
- the LOC125766055 gene encoding DNA damage-binding protein 1 has product MAHNYIVTAQKPTAVTACVTGNFTSPNDLNLIVAKCSRLEIYLVTPEGLRPIKEIGINGKIAVMKLFRPAEETKDLIFILTCRYNAMILQCAVQGDDIEIITKAHGNVADRVGKPAETGILAVIDPKARVIGMRLYEGLFKIIPLDSDTNELKATSLRMEEMHVQDVEFLYGTTHPTLIVIHQDINGRHIKTHELSLKDKEFTKIAWKQDNVETEATMLIAVPMPLGGAIVIGQESIVYHDGDSYVAVAPAIIKQSTINCYARIDSKGLRYLLGNMAGNLFMMFLETEENAKGQTTVRDIKVELLGEITIPECITYLDNGVLFIGSRHGDSQLVKLNTTAGENGAYVMLMETFTNLAPIVDMCVVDLERQGQGQMITCSGSFKEGSLRIIRNGIGIQEHACIDLPGIKGMWALRVGIDDSPYDNTLILSFVGHTRVLMLSGDEVEETEIAGIVGDQQTFYCANVSHGQILQVTPSSARLISTDNKAMICEWKPPDNKRIGVVGANTTQIVCASAQDVYYIEIENGKLEYKGQTTLNFEVACLDVSPLDENATRSEFIAVGLWTDISACVLKVPTLELLHAEKLGGEIIPRSILMAAFEGINYLLCALGDGSMYYFVLNKSTGCLTEQKKVTLGTQPTILKTFRSLSTTNVFACSDRPTVIYSSNHKLVFSNVNLKEVNHMCSLNAEAYQDSLALATRNSVIFGTIDEIQKLHIRTVPLGESPRRIAYQEASQTFGVITFRMDVQDSSGLTPARQSASTQTNNTTQSSGMGLLKPGATNTEFGQEVEVHNLLIIDQNTFEVLHAHQFMQSEYALSLMSAKLGNDPNTYFVVGTGLVNPEEPEPKIGRIIIYRYADNELKLISDKEVKGACYSLVEFNGRVLACINSTVRLYEWTDDKDLRLECSHFNNILALYCKTKGDFILVGDLMRSITLLQYKQMEGSFEEIARDYQPNWMTAVEILDDDAFLGADNSNNLFVCLKDSAATTDEERQQMPEVAQFHLGDLANVFRHGSLVMQNISERTTPTNGCVLFGTVSGAIGLVTQIHSDFYEFLRKLQENLTNTIKSVGKIDHSYWRSFHTETKMERCEGFIDGDLVESFLDLSRDKMIEASHMLDIDVDGTKREATVDDIIKIVEDLTRIH; this is encoded by the exons ATGGCTCACAATTATATTGTGACTGCCCAGAAACCAACGGCGGTTACCGCTTGCGTTACCG GAAACTTCACCTCACCGAACGATCTTAATCTGATTGTGGCGAAATGTTCCCGGTTGGAAATTTATCTTGTAACACCCGAAGGGCTAAGGCCTATAAAAGAAATCGGCATTAATGGGAAGATAGCAGTAATGAAACTTTTCCGCCCGGCG GAAGAGACAAAAGATTTGATATTCATCCTCACCTGCCGGTATAATGCAATGATTTTGCAGTGCGCGGTACAGGGCGATGATATCGAGATCATTACGAAAGCGCATGGGAACGTGGCGGATCGGGTTGGCAAACCGGCGGAAACCGGCATTTTGGCGGTGATCGATCCGAAAGCGCGCGTAATCGGTATGCGGCTGTACGAGGGTTTGTTCAAGATTATTCCACTGGACAGTGATACGAACGAGCTGAAAGCAACCAGCTTGCGCATGGAGGAGATGCACGTGCAGGACGTGGAGTTTCTGTACGGTACAACGCACCCAACGCTGATCGTGATCCATCAGGACATTAACGGGCGTCACATTAAAACGCATGAGCTAAGCCTGAAGGATAAGGAATTCACGAAGATCGCGTGGAAGCAGGACAATGTGGAAACGGAGGCGACCATGCTGATCGCGGTACCGATGCCACTGGGCGGTGCCATCGTCATCGGACAGGAATCGATTGTGTATCACGACGGTGATAGTTACGTGGCGGTTGCGCCGGCCATCATCAAGCAGAGTACGATCAATTGCTATGCACGGATCGACAGCAAAGGGTTGCGATACTTGCTCGGCAATATGGCCGGCAATCTGTTCATGATGTTTCTGGAAACGGAGGAAAACGCCAAGGGTCAGACGACGGTGCGCGATATAAAGGTCGAACTGCTGGGCGAAATAACGATCCCGGAGTGTATCACGTACCTGGACAACGGTGTACTGTTCATAGGATCGCGGCACGGGGATTCGCAGCTGGTAAAGCTAAATACGACCGCAGGTGAAAATGGTGCGTATGTGATGCTGATGGAAACGTTCACCAATCTGGCACCGATCGTAGACATGTGCGTGGTGGATCTGGAGCGTCAGGGCCAAGGGCAGATGATTACCTGTTCCGGCAGCTTCAAGGAAGGTTCGTTGCGTATAATACGCAACGGAATCGGCATCCAGGAGCACGCTTGTATCGATCTGCCCGGCATCAAGGGTATGTGGGCGTTGCGCGTTGGCATCGATGATTCGCCGTACGACAATACGCTAATCCTGTCGTTCGTGGGCCACACCCGTGTACTGATGCTGTCCGGCGATGAGGTGGAGGAAACGGAAATTGCCGGCATTGTCGGTGACCAGCAAACGTTCTACTGTGCAAACGTGTCCCACGGACAGATCCTGCAGGTGACACCCTCCTCGGCGCGTCTCATTTCGACCGACAACAAGGCGATGATTTGCGAATGGAAGCCGCCGGACAACAAGCGTATCGGTGTGGTGGGAGCCAACACGACACAGATCGTGTGCGCATCGGCACAGGACGTGTACTACATAGAGATCGAAAACGGCAAGCTAGAATACAAAGGTCAAACGACGCTCAACTTTGAGGTCGCATGTCTAGATGTGTCGCCGCTAGACGAGAACGCCACCCGGTCCGAGTTTATAGCCGTGGGCCTGTGGACAGACATTTCGGCTTGCGTGCTAAAGGTGCCGACACTGGAGCTGCTGCACGCGGAAAAGCTGGGCGGAGAAATCATTCCCCGCTCAATCCTGATGGCCGCATTCGAGGGTATCAACTATTTGCTGTGTGCGCTCGGTGATGGATCCATGTACTATTTCGTGCTGAACAAGAGCACAGGCTGCCTGACGGAACAGAAGAAGGTAACGCTCGGCACGCAGCCAACGATCTTGAAAACTTTCCGTTCGCTTTCTACGACAAACGTGTTTGCCTGCTCGGACCGACCGACCGTCATCTACAGCTCCAACCACAAGCTGGTGTTTTCGAACGTCAACCTGAAGGAGGTGAACCATATGTGTTCGTTGAACGCGGAAGCGTACCAGGACTCGCTGGCGCTGGCCACTAGAAACTCCGTCATCTTTGGCACGATTGATGAAATTCAAAAGCTGCACATAAGGACAGTACCGCTCGGTGAATCGCCGAGACGCATCGCGTACCAGGAAGCATCGCAAACGTTCGGCGTGATAACGTTCCGCATGGACGTGCAAGATTCGAGTGGACTAACGCCGGCACGGCAGAGTGCATCGACGCAGACGAACAATACTACGCAGTCGAGCGGGATGGGTTTGTTGAAGCCGGGTGCGACCAACACCGAGTTTGGTCAGGAGGTGGAAGTTCACAATTTGCTCATCATCGATCAGAACACGTTCGAGGTGCTGCATGCGCATCAGTTCATGCAAAGCGAGTACGCACTCTCGCTAATGTCGGCCAAACTGGGCAACGATCCAAACACGTACTTCGTGGTCGGTACGGGGCTGGTCAACCCGGAGGAACCGGAACCGAAGATCGGCCGTATCATCATCTACCGGTACGCGGACAACGAGCTTAAGCTGATCAGCGACAAGGAGGTGAAGGGCGCGTGCTATTCGTTGGTGGAGTTTAACGGGCGTGTGCTAGCCTGCATTAACTCCACCGTACGGCTGTACGAGTGGACCGACGATAAGGATCTACGGTTAGAATGCAGCCATTTCAACAACATTCTGGCACTGTACTGCAAAACGAAAG GCGATTTCATACTGGTCGGTGATTTGATGCGTTCCATAACGCTGCTGCAGTACAAGCAGATGGAGGGTAGCTTCGAGGAAATAGCACGCGATTACCAACCGAACTGGATGACGGCCGTCGAGATACTGGACGACGATGCATTCCTCGGTGcggacaacagcaacaacctaTTCGTTTGCCTGAAGGACAGTGCAGCGACGACGGACGAGGAGCGCCAGCAGATGCCCGAGGTGGCCCAGTTCCATTTGGGTGATTTGGCGAACGTGTTCCGGCACGGTTCGCTCGTAATGCAAAACATTAGCGAACGCACCACACCGACGAACGGGTGCGTCCTGTTCGGCACGGTCAGCGGCGCGATCGGACTTGTGACGCAAATTCATAGCGATTTCTACGAGTTCTTACGCAAGCTGCAGGAAAACCTGACGAATACGATCAAGTCGGTGGGCAAGATCGATCATTCGTACTGGCGCAGTTTTCACACCGAAACGAAAATGGAACGCTGCGAAGGTTTCATCGATGGGGATCTGGTGGAAAGTTTCCTCGATTTAAGCCGCGACAAGATGATTGAAGCCTCGCACATGCTAGATATCGATGTCGATGGTACGAAGCGAGAGGCCACGGTGGACGACATTATTAAAATCGTAGAGGATCTTACCAGAATACATTAG
- the LOC125764071 gene encoding probable cleavage and polyadenylation specificity factor subunit 2 translates to MTSIIKMHAISGAMDESPPCYILQVDDVRILLDCGWDEKFDQGFIKEIKKYVHTIDAVLLSYPDGSHLGALPYLVGKLGLNCPIYATIPVYKMGQMFMYDMFMSHYNMHDFDLFSLDDVDAAFDKIVQLKYNQSVAMKGKGYGITITPLPAGHLIGGTIWKIVKVGEEDIVYATDFNHKKERHLNGCELEKLQRPSLLITDAYNARYQQARRRARDEKFMTNILQTLRNNGNVLVTVDTAGRVLELAHMLDQLWKNKESGLMAYSLALLNNVSYNVVEFAKSQIEWMSDKLMKSFEGARNNPFTFKHLRLCHTMADLAKVPSPKVVLASSPDMESGFSRELFIQWAPNASNSIIITSRSSPGTLARDLIDNGGNGRKIDMDVRRRVELEGAELEEYMRTEGEKLNRSIKKRDLDESSSDSDDELEMNIITGKHDIVVRPEGRSHTGFFKSSKKNYAMFPFHEEKIKFDEYGEIIQPDDYRMVDLGPETNGTEDNKENAGIKTEDIKKEKDEEVTVLDKPTKCVQARKPIEVNAQVQFIDFEGRSDGESLLKILSQLRPRRVVVVRGSSANTTHIAEHCQQNIGARVFTPNRGEIIDATTETHIYQVRLTEALVSQLEFQKGKDAEVAWVDAQIVIRNKRINTVTEKDATGAPVNGGTLSANPPSSGASANTGGGAGENHQMDVDDVDTIDDKIDKQILTLEPLSQDDLPPHNPVFINELKLIDFKQILMKSNIASEFSGGVLWCSNGTIALRRVDTGRVTIEGCISEDYYKIRELLYEQYAII, encoded by the exons ATGACTTCCATCATTAAGATGCATGCCATATCGGGCGCTATGGACGAATCGCCACCGTGCTACATCCTGCAGGTGGACGATGTACGAATCTTGCTTGATTGTGGCTGGGACGAAAAATTCGATCAGGGATTTATTAAGGAAATCAAAAA ATATGTACACACCATCGATGCAGTGTTGCTGTCCTATCCGGACGGTAGTCATCTCGGTGCACTGCCGTACCTGGTCGGAAAGCTTGGTTTGAACTGTCCGATCTATGCAACAATACCGGTCTACAAGATGGGGCAAATGTTCATGTACGACATGTTTATGTCCCACTACAATATGCACGATTTCGACCTGTTCTCGTTAGACGATGTGGACGCAGCGTTCGACAAAATTGTGCAACTAAAGTACAACCAAAGTGTAGCGATGAAGGGCAAGGGGTACGGCATCACAATCACTCCCCTGCCGGCGGGACATCTGATCGGTGGCACAATTTGGAAGATTGTGAAAGTAGGCGAAGAGGACATAGTGTATGCGACCGATTTTAATCACAAAAAGGAACGCCATCTGAATGGTTGCGAGTTGGAAAAGCTTCAACGTCCCTCGCTGCTCATCACGGACGCATACAACGCCCGGTACCAGCAAGCACGGCGACGTGCGAGAGATGAAAAGTTTATGACCAACATACTGCAAACGCTTCGGAACAATGGTAACGTTCTCGTGACGGTTGATACGGCCGGTCGTGTACTGGAGCTGGCCCACATGCTCGACCAGCTGTGGAAGAATAAGGAGTCGGGCCTGATGGCTTACTCGCTAGCGCTGCTGAATAACGTAAGCTACAATGTGGTAGAATTCGCCAAAAGCCAAATCGAATGGATGAGCGACAAGCTAATGAAAAGTTTCGAAGGAGCGCGAAACAATCCGTTCACTTTCAAGCACTTGCGGCTATGCCACACGATGGCCGATTTGGCGAAAGTACCCAGCCCGAAGGTGGTTCTTGCCAGCTCGCCCGATATGGAGAGTGGCTTTTCGCGCGAACTCTTCATACAGTGGGCACCAAATGCgagcaacagcatcatcattaCCAGTCGCTCATCTCCAGGTACGCTGGCCCGCGATCTTATTGATAATGGTGGCAATGGGCGCAAGATCGACATGGACGTACGGCGCCGGGTAGAGCTGGAAGGTGCCGAGCTGGAGGAGTACATGCGAACGGAAGGTGAAAAGCTGAACCGTTCGATCAAAAAGCGCGATCTGGACGAAAGCAGTTCCGATTCGGACGATGAGCTGGAGATGAACATCATCACCGGTAAGCATGACATTGTCGTGCGTCCGGAAGGTCGTTCGCATACGGGCTTTTTTAAATCGAGCAAGAAAAATTACGCCATGTTTCCGTTCCACGAGGAGAAGATAAAGTTTGATGAGTACGGAGAAATCATTCAGCCGGACGATTATCGCATGGTTGATCTGGGCCCGGAAACGAACGGCACCGAAGACAATAAGGAAAATGCCGGAATCAAAACGGAAGACATCAAGAAGGAAAAGGACGAAGAAGTGACGGTTCTGGACAAACCGACCAAGTGCGTTCAAGCACGCAAACCGATCGAGGTGAACGCTCAGGTACAGTTTATCGACTTCGAAGGACGTTCCGATGGTGAATCGTTGCTGAAAATTCTCTCCCAGCTACGTCCCCGGCGGGTTGTGGTGGTGCGTGGATCGTCAGCAAACACGACACACATTGCGGAACATTGCCAGCAAAATATTGGCGCCCGCGTATTCACCCCGAACCGTGGTGAGATTATCGATGCCACAACGGAAACGCACATCTATCAGGTGCGCCTGACGGAAGCGCTCGTATCGCAGCTAGAGTTCCAGAAAGGGAAAGATGCCGAAGTTGCCTGGGTAGATGCACAGATCGTTATTCGCAACAAGCGAATAAATACGGTCACGGAGAAAGATGCTACCGGTGCGCCGGTTAACGGTGGCACACTTTCGGCCAATCCGCCCAGTTCGGGTGCGAGCGCAAACACAGGTGGTGGCGCCGGCGAAAACCACCAGATGGATGTGGACGATGTCGACACGATAGACGATAAGATCGATAAGCAGATACTGACGCTAGAACCACTGTCGCAGGACGATCTACCGCCACACAATCCCGTGTTTATAAACGAGCTCAAGCTGATCGATTTCAAACAGATCCTCATGAAGAGCAATATTGCTTCGGAATTTTCCGGCGGTGTGCTGTGGTGCAGCAATGGTACGATCGCGCTCCGTCGAGTCGACACCGGACGGGTTACGATCGAGGGCTGCATTTCGGAAGACTATTACAAGATCAGAGAGCTGTTATATGAACAGTACGCTATTATTTAA
- the LOC125764075 gene encoding tudor domain-containing 6 produces the protein MAYELLWDASYEYLEKNVSFVNSLTRLMLERANNHRSQLFTQAHKKSPTFLEDFKVAHDEVQNMGKTLQTVVNDWKSLFAEVTSNVCKQTIPQPIAPSAGLTFDYIKPLLEYKVNEKVQLIVTYIPASPEGIFYAMDDSRKTDFRANFTPIQKTCKTFLNKPPPAGVVFMVYIDNLWTRAVCNVATKGKTPVAIYLLDLGEVLPYEDHVPKAMLPAEFISVPGYAMKCTIVPKTVSFPFNLYDIVSCNVVAVQNDLLVLEYNDEKQAFCCSIAEETITKTEWEQQDDVAKRTNVNKLNNNQDKQEYSKTSGRSTKAEQKAQQADASQSQTNVIKRAHNEQKEEFPIRNSSKDTKREEQYNVTQSTTKEIKSAPNGEKQEYAITRATFTEAELEQLDDISQSTSNAMKAVLGYVPKDDERLCKHYDPATKGCFKGSNCRLRHEPKDPDGWTLDKDTVSVSIPAQMEIPLPNTYITLHPTCIIDVDTFYAHVAGDEANYAKYEQLMAEMNDPEMIDNYKTLKLIPALGELVIAKYEDMWYRATVCDVFDNRISVFYVDYGNTATVGTNEVRRWEDRFKFLPFQAVYCRISNIQRIKPCHLQAIQQLHHCILDKPIRALIIDNKHPWEVLIYDEDNFDVGEALIMTKLALPRKPSKFDENSYIPG, from the exons ATGGCGTACGAACTCCTATGGGATGCTTCCTATGAATATCtagaaaaaaacgtttcctTCGTAAATTCGCTCACACGATTAATGCTAGAAAGA GCAAATAATCATCGCTCCCAGCTATTCACCCAGGCCCACAAAAAGAGTCCCACATTCTTGGAGGACTTCAAAGTAGCGCATGATGAGGTGCAAAACATGGGCAAAACACTGCAAACGGTAGTGAACGATTGGAAAAGCTTGTTTGCGGAAGTTACCTCAAATgtgtgcaaacaaacaattccGCAACCGATTGCGCCCAGTGCCGGTTTAACCTTCGATTACATCAAACCATTGCTCGAAT ATAAAGTGAATGAGAAAGTTCAGCTAATTGTCACTTATATCCCGGCATCACCGGAAGGCATTTTTTACGCGATGGACGACTCTCGGAAAACAGACTTCCGCGCCAATTTCACACCAATCCAAAAAACGTGCAAAACTTTCCTGAATAAACCACCGCCCGCCGGTGTTGTGTTTATGGTTTATATAGACAATCTATGGACGCGAGCTGTTTGTAATGTGGCGACGAAAGGTAAAACTCCTGTAGCAATCTATCTGCTGGATCTGGGTGAAGTATTGCCTTATGAAGATCATGTTCCTAAAGCGATGCTGCCTGCCGAATTCATCAGCGTACCGGGGTATGCGATGAAATGTACGATCGTCCCCAAGACTGTTTCGTTTCCATTTAATCTGTACGATATCGTATCTTGTAACGTGGTGGCAGTACAAAATGATCTTCTAGTATTGGAATATAACGACGAAAAGCAAGCATTTTGCTGCTCTATTGCCGAGGAAACGATAACGAAGACTGAATGGGAACAGCAAGATGATGTGGCCAAAAgaacaaatgtaaataaattaaataacaatcaAGATAAGCAAGAATACTCcaaaactagtggaaggtcCACAAAAGCAGAACAAAAGGCGCAACAAGCTGATGCGAGCCAAAGTCAAACAAATGTAATCAAAAGAGCACATAacgaacaaaaagaagaattcCCCATCAGGAATTCTTCCAAAGACACAAAGCGGGAAGAGCAATATAATGTAACCCAAAGTACAACAAAAGAGATTAAATCAGCACCCAATGGAGAAAAGCAAGAATATGCTATCACCAGGGCAACGTTCACCGAGGCAGAGCTGGAACAGCTAGATGATATATCCCAAAGTACTTCAAACGCAATGAAAGCCGTACTCGGGTACGTGCCGAAGGATGACGAAAGGCTCTGTAAACACTACGATCCGGCGACGAAAGGCTGCTTCAAGGGAAGCAACTGCCGGTTAAGACATGAACCGAAAGATCCGGACGGATGGACGCTCGATAAGGATACCGTTTCCGTCTCCATTCCGGCGCAGATGGAAATACCACTACCCAATACCTATATTACACTGCACCCGACATGTATTATCGACGTGGACACGTTCTATGCGCACGTCGCTGGGGACGAAGCGAACTATGCCAAGTATGAGCAACTAATGGCTGAAATGAACGATCCAGAAATGATAGACAATTATAAAACGCTTAAACTAATACCCG CGCTTGGCGAATTAGTAATTGCTAAATACGAAGATATGTGGTACCGAGCGACAGTTTGCGATGTGTTCGATAATAGGATCAGTGTGTTTTACGTCGACTACGGCAATACGGCGACGGTTGGTACAAACGAAGTGCGCCGTTGGGAGGATCGCTTTAAGTTTCTCCCGTTCCAAGCTGTGTATTGTCGTATCTCCAATATACAGCGCATTAAACCATGCCATTTGCAAGCTATTCAACAGCTACACCACTGTATTCTGGACAAACCGATAAGGGCTTTGATAAT TGACAATAAACATCCGTGGGAAGTTTTGATCTATGATGAAGATAATTTTGACGTCGGTGAGGCACTGATTATGACCAAATTAGCGCTTCCAAGGAAGCCAAGTAAATTTGACGAAAACTCCTACATTCCTGGATGA
- the LOC125766056 gene encoding V-type proton ATPase subunit F, with protein MALLSAMKGKLISVIGDEDTCVGFLLGGVGEINKNRHPNFMVVDKNTAVSEIEDCFKRFIKRDDIDIILINQNYAELIRHVIDAHTAPTPAVLEIPSKDHPYDASKDSILRRAKGMFNPEDMIANRG; from the exons ATGGCTCTACTATCGgcaatgaaaggaaaattgatCTCCGTCATTGGAGATGAG GATACTTGTGTTGGATTTTTGCTTGGCGGAGTAGGAGAGATTAACAAGAATCGTCACCCCAACTTTATGGTTGTTGACAAAA ATACGGCGGTCAGCGAAATTGAAGATTGCTTCAAGCGTTTCATCAAGCGCGACGATATTGATATCATTCTGATTAACCAGAACTACGCCGAGCTGATTCGTCACGTGATCGATGCACACACTGCCCCCACACCAGCGGTATTGGAAATTCCTTCCAAAGATCATCCGTACGATGCCAGCAAGGATTCGATTCTGCGTCGCGCTAAG GGCATGTTCAATCCGGAAGATATGATTGCTAATCGCGGCTAA